A genomic window from Glycine max cultivar Williams 82 chromosome 17, Glycine_max_v4.0, whole genome shotgun sequence includes:
- the LOC102665741 gene encoding pentatricopeptide repeat-containing protein At2g15690, mitochondrial has translation MELKLHALMASIPHAVFTHSSFSILFCTYAVLDASRRPNGNTSSRSTHKIPPLCKEKHLNEQKLKLDHQNQNNLNVGLVALLIGMHCKCGSMKNAQRVFDQMSDKNITSWHLMIGGYISNGLGCDGLLVFQQMKQAGVPSDGETFELFFTACAQAGGGGLVSVRGGVVVGGTVVTKEVGEVIDEVAVPRVISFKQ, from the exons ATGGAGCTCAAACTCCACGCATTAATGGCTTCCATTCCACATGCAGTCTTCACCCATTCTTCTTTCTCTATTCTTTTCTGTACCTACGCGGTTCTCGATGCTAGTAGGCGTCCAAACGGAAACACCAGCAGTCGTTCCACTCACAAAATCCCTCCTTTGTGTAAGGAGAAACATCTTAATGAACAGAAATTAAAGCTCGACCATCAAAACCAAAACAACTTGAATGTGGGCTTGGTGGCCCT ATTGATTGGGATGCACTGCAAATGTGGCAGTATGAAGAATGCACAACGAGTGTTTGATCAAATGTCAGACAAAAACATCACTTCATGGCATTTGATGATTGGTGGGTACATAAGTAATGGTTTAGGGTGTGATGGTTTATTGGTTTTCCAGCAAATGAAGCAAGCAGGGGTGCCATCTGATGGGGAAActtttgagttattttttactGCATGTGCACAGGCAGGTGGAGGAGGACTGGTCAGTGTCAGAGGAGGAGTGGTGGTGGGTGGAACCGTAGTCACGAAGGAGGTGGGAGAGGTTATTGATGAGGTGGCAGTGCCACGTGTAATCTCATTCAAGCAATAA